From the Hevea brasiliensis isolate MT/VB/25A 57/8 chromosome 15, ASM3005281v1, whole genome shotgun sequence genome, one window contains:
- the LOC110671066 gene encoding uncharacterized protein LOC110671066, which translates to MEDTAVLNSNQKPTIVVTNDDGIDAPGLLSLVRVLVSTHRFHVLVCAPDSEKSAVSHSITWRHPISARRVYIEGATAFAVSGTPADCASLGVSKALFPTIPDLVISGINMGSNCGYHIVYSGTVAGAREAFFNDIPSVSISYDWIGGKSTIQDFTIAAEACTPIIGAVLVEIKNQTYPSGCFLNIDLPTNVANHKGYKLTKQGKSIFRMGWKQVTSGTEGGKMLSTMTMDTNSAVQTETGASNVAQEHMWFRREVKGEEVDDDDTDHKFLRDGYITVTPLGALSQVETGCLDYFNDWLPGVVDRSSPSAL; encoded by the exons ATGGAAGATACTGCCGTTTTGAACTCTAATCAGAAGCCGACGATCGTGGTCACCAACGACGACGGTATTGACGCACCAGGACTTCTTTCTCTGGTTCGCGTCCTCGTCTCCACTCATCGCTTCCACGTACTGGTTTGCGCGCCTGATTC GGAAAAATCGGCCGTCAGTCATTCTATTACTTGGCGCCATCCCATATCTGCTAGGCGAGTATACATTGAAGGAGCAACGGCCTTTGCAGTTTCTG GCACTCCAGCTGATTGTGCTTCTTTAGGAGTCTCCAAAGCACTCTTTCCTACAATTCCTGATCTG GTAATCAGTGGTATAAACATGGGGAGCAATTGCGGCTATCACAT TGTTTACTCTGGTACTGTTGCTGGTGCTCGGGAGGCCTTCTTCAATGATATACCTTCTGTCTCCATTTCATACGATTG GATTGGAGGTAAAAGCACTATTCAGGACTTCACAATTGCAGCTGAAGCTTGCACACCTATCATAGGTGCTGTTCTTGTTGAGATTAAGAATCAAACTTATCCTTCAGGTTGTTTTCTGAATATTGATTTACCAACAAATGTTGCTAATCATAAG GGATATAAGCTGACTAAGCAGGGTAAAAGCATATTCAGGATGGGGTGGAAGCAAGTTACTTCTGGCACAGAAGGAGGGAAAATGTTATCAACAATGACAATGGACACAAATTCAGCTGTGCAAACAGAAACTGGTGCATCAAATGTAGCACAAGAACATATGTGGTTTAGGAGAGAA GTAAAGGGAGAGGAAGTTGATGATGATGATACAGATCACAAATTTCTTCGGGACGGATAT ATTACTGTAACTCCCCTTGGTGCCCTCTCCCAAGTAGAGACAGGCTGCCTAGATTACTTTAACGATTGGCTGCCAGGCGTGGTTGACCGCTCATCTCCATCAGCCTTATAA